In the genome of Flavivirga spongiicola, one region contains:
- a CDS encoding type I phosphomannose isomerase catalytic subunit gives MNNTLYPLKFSPILKDKIWGGQKLKTILNKESDLPNIGESWEISDVEGDTSIVSNGSLAGHSLKELLETFKGHLIGDKNYRIFGNKFPLLIKFIDAREDLSIQLHPNDELAAKRHNSFGKTEMWYTLQADEGSNLIVGFNQDMAPEKYLSHLEDKTLTDILNFDEVKVGDTYFIEVGRIHAIGAGVMVAEIQQTSDITYRVYDWDRVDDAGNERELHNDLAIDAFDFNMPDNFRVTYSKTENQSNEMVSCPYFTTSYLKVTETLKKKNEYDSFVIYMCVEGDAEILVDGISESIKKGETILLPAAIIDYEIAAKNATLLEVYV, from the coding sequence ATGAACAATACCTTATACCCTCTCAAATTCAGCCCAATTTTAAAAGATAAAATCTGGGGCGGACAAAAATTAAAAACCATCCTAAATAAAGAAAGTGATTTGCCAAATATTGGTGAAAGTTGGGAAATTAGTGATGTAGAAGGAGATACATCCATAGTATCAAATGGCAGTTTAGCAGGACATTCGTTAAAAGAACTTTTAGAAACTTTTAAAGGCCATTTAATAGGAGATAAAAACTATAGGATATTTGGAAATAAATTCCCCTTGCTTATTAAATTTATTGATGCTCGAGAAGACCTATCAATACAATTACACCCTAATGATGAGTTAGCAGCTAAGAGACATAATTCTTTCGGAAAAACAGAAATGTGGTATACACTACAAGCTGATGAAGGCTCCAATTTAATTGTTGGCTTTAATCAAGACATGGCTCCGGAAAAATATTTAAGTCATTTAGAAGATAAAACACTTACCGATATTTTAAATTTTGATGAAGTAAAAGTTGGAGATACTTATTTTATTGAAGTTGGCCGTATTCATGCAATAGGAGCTGGGGTTATGGTAGCTGAAATACAACAAACAAGTGATATTACATATCGCGTTTACGATTGGGATCGCGTAGATGATGCTGGTAATGAAAGAGAATTACATAATGATTTAGCAATTGATGCATTCGATTTTAATATGCCTGATAATTTTAGAGTAACATATTCTAAAACAGAAAATCAATCTAATGAAATGGTGAGTTGTCCTTATTTTACAACGAGCTATTTAAAGGTCACTGAAACACTTAAAAAGAAAAATGAATACGATTCATTTGTAATCTATATGTGTGTGGAAGGCGATGCAGAGATTTTGGTTGACGGTATTTCTGAGTCTATTAAAAAAGGAGAAACAATATTACTTCCTGCAGCAATTATTGATTATGAAATTGCCGCTAAAAATGCTACACTATTGGAAGTTTATGTTTAA
- a CDS encoding YHS domain-containing (seleno)protein yields the protein MKILKTTLIAFTILLTTNLFSQDKMANNIDNSNIALKGYSPVSYLDLGLAQRGNKNYKSEHKKVVYYFTSAEQKSTFDKNPTKYLPQYGGFCAFGTYAGAKFRIDSNKFLVHDGKYFLFLNNVELDAKQLWLAESNYGKLKNTADKNWVKLSKTHN from the coding sequence ATGAAAATTTTAAAAACAACATTAATAGCATTCACAATTTTATTAACCACTAATCTATTTTCTCAAGATAAAATGGCAAACAATATTGACAATAGTAATATTGCACTTAAAGGCTATAGCCCTGTATCGTATTTGGACTTAGGCTTGGCTCAAAGAGGAAATAAAAATTACAAATCTGAACACAAAAAAGTAGTATACTATTTTACATCAGCTGAACAAAAATCAACATTTGATAAAAACCCAACAAAGTATTTACCACAATACGGAGGCTTCTGTGCATTTGGAACTTATGCAGGAGCTAAGTTTAGAATTGACTCAAATAAGTTTTTAGTTCATGACGGAAAGTATTTTTTATTTTTAAATAATGTAGAATTAGATGCTAAACAGCTATGGTTGGCGGAGAGCAATTATGGTAAATTAAAAAACACCGCTGATAAGAATTGGGTTAAGCTAAGTAAAACTCATAATTAA
- a CDS encoding nuclear transport factor 2-like protein encodes MNIKEQVQKIDTIVSQGAIVDALKEFFADNANTSDYGNGGTKGKLEMITKMEGFAGAIDKVNEITHHHSIVDGNVSASEFTFNFDMKDGNKIYWHEIIRRIWNDEGKVTHEEYFNAE; translated from the coding sequence ATGAATATTAAAGAACAAGTACAAAAAATAGATACAATAGTTTCTCAAGGTGCTATTGTAGATGCCCTAAAAGAATTCTTTGCTGACAATGCAAACACATCGGATTATGGAAATGGTGGAACAAAAGGAAAGCTAGAAATGATTACAAAAATGGAAGGTTTTGCTGGAGCAATTGACAAAGTAAATGAGATTACCCATCATCATTCTATAGTAGATGGAAATGTTTCTGCATCCGAATTCACATTCAATTTCGACATGAAAGATGGTAATAAAATTTACTGGCACGAAATCATTCGTAGAATTTGGAATGATGAAGGAAAAGTAACCCATGAGGAATATTTTAACGCAGAGTAA